AGGTGGCCCGGGTCGGCGTCGGCGCCGTCCGGCGCGGGCCACGGGCCCGCTTCCAAGTGCGTCCGCGCGCCGGCCACCCACGCCGGGTCCTTCAAGTGCCGCTTCCACCGCACCAACTCCCAGGGCCACGGCCACGGCCAGGGCCAGGGAAGCCGCCCTTCTTCGCCCCCTTCACCGGTCGCGGCCAACACGGTGCCGCGGCTCGTCCTCCGGCACCGTCGCGACCCAGTGACACAGCCCAAGCATCGGCCTCGAGAATCAAGAATGCTCGACAAAGGAGAGGGAAGGGAAGATCATATACTTGTCATAAGAAAGGGAGTTTATTTACTGCTCCCTCGATGTATTGTTTCCTTTGTTTGGAGATTGATTACCATCCGTGAGTTAAGGTAAGGTTAATGTGATTGAGCGATTTTTCTGAAAATCAATTATTTGTTTTCTAATTAATGTGATTGAGTAATTTAAGGTAAGGTTAATTAATTTAGATTTGATCTTTAGAGATTGTTCGTGGCTGATTCTACATTACTAAATAACTTGCGCCAGTATGGAAAGTTCTGATCTGTTCAGATTTCTTTCGTTGTGTGAGAGGGTGACGCAAAAATAAACCGATGAAGTGGGGGGAGGGGACGAAAAAAAATCTACGAAAAAACCAGCGAAGGTGGGAGGAGGTACCAAAAAAACCAAGGGAGGTGGGACGAAAAAATACCTGGAAGcgagactaccaactgctccattaggagtagagatattgatcgttcagttttattgctattgctttcttcatgtcatatacatattcctttgactatgagattatgcaactcccggataccggaggaataccttgtgtgttatcaaacgtcacaacgtaactgggtgattataaagatgctctacaggtatctccaaaggtgtttgttgggttggcatagatcaagattaggatttgtcactccaagtatcggagaggtatctttgggccctctcggtaatacacatcataataagccttgcaagcaatgtgactaatgagttagtcgtgggatgatgtattacggatcaagtaaagagacttgccggtaacgagattgaactaggtatgaagataccgatgatcgaatctcgggcaagtaacataccgatgacaaagggaataacgtatgttgtcattacggttcgatcgataaagatcttcgtagaatatgtaggagccaatatgagcatccaggttccgctattagttattgaccggagaggtgtctcggtcatgtctacatagttctcgaacccgtagggtccgcacacttaacgttcgatgacgattttgtattatatgagttttgtgatttgatggccgaatgttgtttggagtcccggatgagaacacggacatgacgaggagtctcgaaatggtcgagaggtaaagattgatatataggacgatgatattcggacaccggaagtgttccgggcgtaccgggtacatatcgggtcaccggaaggggttccgggcacccccccccccccccccgacaaactatatgggcctaatgggccaagagggaaAGCATAGCAGAAAGCAAAGGCtgctgcgccccccatatggACCGCACCATAGGGAAAGGGAAAGacgggaagagagaaggaagaggagggattcggcctcccccttccttccctcctccctcctctttccttccccctccgatgaatatggtaaggggggcgaattggacaaggcccccaagtaggattcctcctacttggggcgccccatggttgtgcccctccccctcccaactatatatacgtggggagggggcgcctagaacacacaccaacagttgttagccgtgtgcggcgcccccctccacagtttacgcctccggtcatattctcgtagtgcttaggcgaagccctacgtggatcacttcaccatcatcgtcactacaccgttgtgctgacggaactcatcttcctcgacacctttgttggatcaagagttcgagggacatcatcgaactgaacgtgtgcagaactcggaggtgccgtacgttggGTGCTTGATAgatcggaacgagaagaagttcgactacatcaactgtgttgtcaaacgcttccgctttcggtatacgagggtacgtggacacactctccccctctcgttgatgtgcatctcctagatagatcttgcgtgagcgtaggaatttttttgaaattgcatgctacgtttcccaatacGGAGGACAGGGGGTTGaacggagaagaagaagaagcggcgGGGATCCCCAATGAGGAGCCGGCCTCGTGGTCATGCTTGACACACTTCCTGAGCCCCATAGTGGGCGGCGGCTAGGGCTTGGTGTCGGGATGCTGGGGGGGCAAGCCGAAGAAAACTGGAAGTAGACTTGGCATTAAAAAGGACGCGCAAGGTGGAGGTTCGGTGGCTGATGTGCGTCTCCCCTCCCTCCACCCCCCTCGCAGACGCGTggacttagagcatctccagccgcgcccccaacaggccctccCCAGGCGCTTTGTCGCGCCAGCGCCAAAAaaggcccagtcgcgcccccagaagcccgtttttcgccggctcgggccgaaactggtgccggcggacccaggccgaacccggcgcccTGGGGGGCGCCTGGGGCGCCGGCACAAGCGAAAAGGGCGCGTGGGTCTGCCCTGTCGGCGAGTCGAGCGCCTCTTCCCGCCGTTTCTTCCCGCTTTTCCCCCACTTCCCTCCCATTCTCTCCATTCCTCCCGCCAATCTCCCTCCCGCTCGCCTCCCAGCCGGCCGCCATGCCACCGAAGAAGTACGTCGTCCCCCGCGTTGCGGCAACTGCGACCGCCTCCATCGcccagccgaagcagaggaagccgagGGCGCCGCCGTCCAAGCCACCGGGCATGACAAACGCCGATTGGAGGGCGGAAATTCAGCGACGGGAGGCTGTCACCGCCGACCGGCGGAACAGGGCGATCGCCAAGAAGGCCCGTGACAACGCGGCGCGTGCGGCTGCGGCTTCGGCGGACCAAGCCAAGGCCGAGGCGACTCTCACGGGGATGATGAATCCACCCAGCAGCCACGCCCAGTACGCGCCCTGGGGCCAGCAAGGCGTCGGCTCTCCGTCGCCGCAGCCATGGGGATGCACGTCCTCGCCGGGCTATGTCGACGGGGACGCGCACGGTGGGTTCAACCCCAACGTCACCTTCCCCCATGGGCACCCGGCCCAGCGCACGCCCTCGCCTACCTTCGCCGGCGTGCAGTACCCTCCATACAACTACTCGCCGCCCACCTACACGTCCTCCCCGACGCCCCCTTTCCGCCGTGGCGCACTGCCCTTCTCGCACCTCGGCGACACCGACGAGACCGAGGCCGACATGGAGAACATCATCGTGACCGGCTCGACCGCGGCCGCCGCGTCTCCCGGGTTCGTCACCCCGGACGACACGGTGGATCTCAGCGGCGGCATGGACGGCGAGCTCGGCTACGTCTACGGCGAGGAGGAGCaagaggagcaggaggaggaggacgaagaggaggaggaggaggaacagGCGACCGCTCCGGCGAGGAGGCGCAAGAAGAAGCGGGCGGCCAGGTCCGGCGAGCCGCGCATCAAGTGGGCGTCCAATGAGGAGGAATGCCTCGCCGAAGCATGGAAAATCGTCTGCCTCGACCCGACCACCGGCACGAACCAGAGCATCGAGACGTACTgggagcgcatcaaggccgagttcgACGAACGCAAGCTCGTCGACCCCTACTTCAAAGGCGTCTACATGCAGCGCGGGGCGAAGGCGATGGCGAACCATTGGGGGCGTATCCAGGGGGCGTGCAACAAATGGCATGGGATAGTCGAGGAGGTCGCGGCTCGCCCGGAGAGCGGCGCCAGCGTTGAGCATCAGGTATGGCGCGCCGGTCTCCCGCCTCTCTTCGCCGTGTGCGCCCGCCAACTGTTTGTTCCTCCGCGCAGTTGCTGCGCATGTTCGCCTTGTATCGGCAGGGCAACAACGACGCCGAGTTCAAGTACCTCCACGTTTACAAGCGCATTGACATGTGCGAGAAGTGGGCGGAAGTCCGGCGCACCCTCGACAAGGCCAAGGAGACCTACAAGCCGGACGCGCCGACTCCGAGCGCGTCAGAAGGGCGGCCGGACGGCAACAAAGGTGCCAAGAGGGGGAAACACACCGATGCGGCCACCGCTCGAGTGCAGGAGTCCATCGAGCACTGCCTCGCCGACGCACAGGCCCGGGCCGTCCTTCGTGAAGAGAAGACCGAGGCGCGGTGGTCGGCGTTGATGTCGAGCAGCGCTGTCAAGCTCCACCTACTCCGGACCAACGTCGTCGCGAAGAAGAGAAACAGCGACCTGGCTTTCCTGCTGGGCGGGGCGGACATGCTCCAGAGCAACGACGAGGCGGTCAAGGCGTGGTACTTGGCGGAGCGTGGCCTCATCCTGAACCAGCTTCCCTCGACGACGCCGCccacgccgacgccgccgccaagTCCGAGCGATGATGCCGCCGAGACTCCTCGCAGCACAGAAGCCACGCCGACGCCGCCCAGCACGGAGACCCCGCCAAGCCCGCGCACGCCGACTCCGCCGACGCCGGAGGCCGACCTCGCTGTCTGATGCGCAAGCGCGTCTTTCTTCTTTTTGTACGCCGAACTTTTCATTCAATCGCTGAACTTGTGGCCACTTGATCGCCGGATTTGTGGCGTCTATTTTGTGAGCGGGAATGACTACGTTTGAATTTTCCGCGGCTGGGGGACGGCGCCTGGGGGCGTGGCTGGGAGGTAGGTCGCTCCCAGGGGCCAACCTTGCGCCGGTTTGCCCCCAGGCCGCTCTTTTTCGGCGCCCTGGGAGGctgaacggctggagatgctcttagataGCATTGATGGGCGATGGTTGGGCATACGACGCGCGCCCAAGATGCACCGAGCGGACTGAATTTGCGTTTGCGTCGCCTCGCGGACCCAAACGAACACAACCAGACCAAATGGGACTGTCGGTCAGAGTTGACCTTAGGGATGTGATTTACGGAATGGTACACAGTTACAAGGATTGTGGAGGAAGGGATAAGTGGGGATTAGTAGGGTTCGGGTGGGTGAACAATGCCTCGGGGGGTAAAACTAATTGGAAGACACATCGTTGAATGGACACCAAGAAGGCACTGTACTGAATTTTGCTTGGATGCAACCTCCCTCTTACTATTTGAGGAAGCCAGTTGGTTTCACCTGCCTTTCAGTGGCTGACTTGGCAACATCTTCAGAGCTAAGTGCTTGTATGATTACCGTGTTGCCAGAGGAGCAGGAAAATGAAGGTGCTCCAGAAACAGGGAGTTGTGGCTTTGAGTCTCAGTAGCGCAGAGTGGGAGCAGGTTCAGGCCCAGAAGGTAGGAGGCGTCAGCAGAATGTAGCAATTTCGCTTCGTGCAATTATCGAGCAGGTCCAGAGGGGTGAAGGTTGCGAAGCAGATTGTAGCCAATTCTTGGTCCCCCTTTGCTGAGCAGGCTTGCTCCTGTCtgtggccctgtttggatccctAAGTTAAAGTTAGTTTTGgttagttggggctcaaataacctaaaagtatccaaacatgatgggttagtttgggttagttggATCTAACCCATCCTAAAAAACTAGCCCACACTAGAAgagcttatttgggttagttctctTGGGCCCACTAACAAATTAGTAAAAAAAAGTTTCCCCTCCCATCCAAACATGGTCTAAAGTAGTTAAAAGATTGAGAAAGAATATTTATTGTTAATCTAACCCtaccatccaaacaactctttggttagagttagtttagAGTTGGTTTAGGGTTAAAATCTAACTCTAatctctaactgagttagagtatccaaacagggccacaTGTCCTGGTACTATACTCAAGGCATGTGATGGGGGTGCAAACTATCTGAACCTAAAGCGGAACAGGCAAGTACAAGCAGCAGTTGTTAGGTGTAAGATAATAATATCTGTTGCCTTGAAACTTCACTCATTTCTTGTTTTCCAGATATACCGGAGTAGATAGAGATCAACAATCCACAGTAGAAGACCCATTAGCACAAGACAGCTTATGTTGAGCATGAGACTTAAGTTATTAAACCCAGAAAAGATTGGCAGTACTACTAGTACCAAATAGCTATAGGAAAGAGGCATAGAAAAACTAGGTGTTCACCAGCTTCCAGGATGCCAAATCTTACTTATCATCCAGTAGTAAGTAAGATGGAGGAGCCTTTTTATTTCTGTTGTGAAAACTCCAGTTGCAAGAGCAAGAGGAGATTCAGTAAAAAGGCGCCAGATGGAAGTTTAATGCAAGGGATGATGTTTCTGTTTTTCAGAGAGACCAACAATTCATGTATAGTGTATGCTGATCGGGACATGAAAGATGATTGTGACTTGGATACAGACATTTACAGTTCATCATCATAAGCTGAAGCACTGAATTAATTTCTTAACGGCAAAGAACATTGTAAATTTGGCAAGTACCAGACTGGTACTAACAGAAGAAATATATAATCTAGATACAAAAATTGAGCAGTAACCCACCAAATATAAATTTTATTCTGTTAACTGAACTTGGTACAGATTCAAGGACAAACAGGCCACCCACAATATGCTGCTAGGAGAAGAGAACACGAGGGTTAAAAAGACACCCGTCACATACAAGCTTAGAACGAACTAATCTTCAGCAAA
The Aegilops tauschii subsp. strangulata cultivar AL8/78 chromosome 3, Aet v6.0, whole genome shotgun sequence genome window above contains:
- the LOC141021018 gene encoding uncharacterized protein, giving the protein MPPKKYVVPRVAATATASIAQPKQRKPRAPPSKPPGMTNADWRAEIQRREAVTADRRNRAIAKKARDNAARAAAASADQAKAEATLTGMMNPPSSHAQYAPWGQQGVGSPSPQPWGCTSSPGYVDGDAHGGFNPNVTFPHGHPAQRTPSPTFAGVQYPPYNYSPPTYTSSPTPPFRRGALPFSHLGDTDETEADMENIIVTGSTAAAASPGFVTPDDTVDLSGGMDGELGYVYGEEEQEEQEEEDEEEEEEEQATAPARRRKKKRAARSGEPRIKWASNEEECLAEAWKIVCLDPTTGTNQSIETYWERIKAEFDERKLVDPYFKGVYMQRGAKAMANHWGRIQGACNKWHGIVEEVAARPESGASVEHQLLRMFALYRQGNNDAEFKYLHVYKRIDMCEKWAEVRRTLDKAKETYKPDAPTPSASEGRPDGNKGAKRGKHTDAATARVQESIEHCLADAQARAVLREEKTEARWSALMSSSAVKLHLLRTNVVAKKRNSDLAFLLGGADMLQSNDEAVKAWYLAERGLILNQLPSTTPPTPTPPPSPSDDAAETPRSTEATPTPPSTETPPSPRTPTPPTPEADLAV